In a genomic window of Pseudomonas putida:
- a CDS encoding ABC transporter ATP-binding protein: MSYVSVQHLQKNYAGTTVFSDINCEINKGEFVTLLGPSGCGKSTLLRCIAGLTPVDGGKILLDGVDIVPLSPQKRGIGMVFQSYALFPNMTVEQNVAFGLRMQKVNADDSQKRVAEVLRLVELQDFAARYPHQMSGGQCQRVALARSLVTRPRLLLLDEPLSALDARIRKHLREQIRQIQRELGLTTIFVTHDQEEALTMSDRIFLMNQGKIVQSGDAETLYTAPVDVFAAGFIGNYNLLDAESATKLLQRPINHRIAIRPEAIQLSLNGELDAQIRSHSLLGNVIRYRVEARGVELVVDVLNRSGADLHPDGQRLALSIDPTALREVA; the protein is encoded by the coding sequence ATGAGCTATGTCAGCGTCCAACACCTGCAGAAAAATTACGCGGGCACCACGGTGTTCAGCGACATCAACTGCGAGATCAACAAAGGCGAGTTCGTCACCCTGCTCGGCCCGTCCGGTTGCGGCAAATCCACGCTGCTGCGCTGCATCGCCGGGCTGACACCGGTGGACGGCGGCAAGATCCTGCTCGATGGCGTCGACATCGTGCCCTTGAGTCCGCAGAAGCGCGGGATCGGCATGGTGTTCCAGAGCTATGCGCTGTTCCCCAATATGACCGTCGAGCAAAACGTCGCCTTCGGCTTGCGCATGCAGAAGGTCAACGCCGACGACAGCCAGAAACGCGTGGCCGAGGTGCTGCGGCTGGTGGAGCTGCAGGATTTCGCCGCCCGCTACCCCCATCAAATGTCTGGCGGCCAATGCCAGCGCGTGGCCCTCGCCCGCTCCCTGGTGACCCGTCCACGGCTGTTGCTGCTGGATGAACCGCTGTCGGCCCTCGATGCACGGATTCGCAAGCACTTGCGCGAACAGATCCGTCAGATCCAGCGTGAACTGGGCCTGACCACGATTTTCGTCACCCACGATCAGGAAGAGGCCCTGACGATGTCTGACCGGATTTTCCTGATGAACCAGGGGAAAATCGTCCAAAGCGGCGACGCCGAAACGCTCTACACAGCCCCTGTGGATGTGTTCGCCGCCGGCTTCATCGGCAACTACAACCTGCTGGACGCCGAGAGCGCGACCAAACTGCTACAGCGCCCGATCAACCATCGCATCGCGATTCGCCCGGAGGCCATTCAATTGAGTTTGAACGGCGAGCTGGACGCACAGATTCGCAGTCACAGCCTGCTGGGCAACGTGATCCGCTACCGGGTCGAAGCCCGGGGCGTGGAACTGGTGGTGGACGTGCTCAACCGCTCGGGCGCCGATCTGCATCCCGATGGTCAGCGCCTGGCACTTTCCATCGATCCGACGGCCCTGCGTGAGGTAGCCTGA
- a CDS encoding HAD family hydrolase, with translation MALAIFDLDETLIHGDCASLWSEQMVRLGWVDGESFLRRDKELMDAYGRGHLAMEDYMAFSLEPLIGRTPAEVEHLVGPWVEDFIEPIIFSDATKTIAAHRKAGDRILVISASGVHLVAPIAERLGIDEILGINLEVAHGVYTGNTVGTLTYREGKITRLLEWLDAEEENLEGASFYSDSRNDLPLLLKVDYPHVVNPDPVLREQAEKAGWPIHLWK, from the coding sequence ATGGCCCTGGCAATTTTTGATCTGGATGAAACCCTGATCCACGGCGATTGCGCATCGCTATGGAGCGAACAGATGGTCCGCCTCGGCTGGGTCGACGGCGAATCCTTCCTGCGTCGCGACAAGGAACTGATGGATGCCTACGGCAGGGGGCATCTGGCGATGGAGGACTACATGGCCTTCAGCCTGGAGCCCTTGATCGGGCGCACACCGGCTGAGGTCGAGCATCTGGTTGGCCCCTGGGTCGAAGACTTTATCGAGCCAATCATCTTCAGCGACGCCACCAAGACCATCGCCGCACATCGCAAGGCCGGAGACCGCATCCTGGTGATCTCGGCGTCCGGTGTGCACCTGGTCGCACCGATCGCCGAACGCCTGGGGATCGACGAGATTCTCGGCATCAATCTGGAAGTGGCGCACGGGGTCTACACCGGCAACACCGTCGGTACCCTGACCTACCGCGAAGGCAAGATCACCCGGCTGCTGGAGTGGCTGGATGCGGAAGAGGAAAACCTGGAGGGCGCGAGCTTTTACTCCGACTCACGCAATGATTTGCCGTTGCTGCTGAAGGTGGATTACCCGCACGTGGTCAACCCCGATCCGGTGTTGCGTGAACAGGCTGAAAAAGCCGGCTGGCCTATCCATCTCTGGAAGTAA
- a CDS encoding zinc-binding dehydrogenase, which produces MKALQGVDGQVAWVEQPSPACDAGQVRIRVAAAGLNRADLLQKAGLYPPPPGASEVLGLECSGVISEVGPGSSWQVGDRVCALLAGGGMAEEVVVDGRHVLPVPDEMSLAEAAALPEVYATVWLNLFQLAALKPGEKVLLHAGASGIGSAAIQLCKAFGNPCWVSVGSAERLAYCEALGAQGGVVRTDDLERLRDLGPFDVILDPVGGNYATLNVKLMAVDGRWVLIGLMGGREAKLDLAQVLAKRVQVLGSTLRSRSDQFKADLISDLRVHVWPLFAEKRLSPQLAKAFAIKDAEAAFAELASNTVAGKVVLVIDESLT; this is translated from the coding sequence GTGAAAGCATTGCAAGGCGTTGACGGTCAAGTGGCGTGGGTAGAACAGCCCAGTCCTGCATGCGATGCAGGGCAAGTTCGCATTCGAGTGGCGGCTGCGGGACTCAATCGCGCCGATTTGTTGCAGAAGGCCGGTCTGTATCCGCCACCACCGGGGGCCAGCGAGGTGCTCGGTCTAGAGTGTTCGGGGGTGATCAGCGAGGTCGGCCCGGGCTCTTCCTGGCAGGTCGGGGATCGGGTTTGCGCCTTGCTGGCCGGGGGCGGGATGGCCGAAGAGGTGGTTGTCGACGGGCGGCACGTGTTGCCGGTTCCCGACGAAATGTCGTTGGCCGAAGCCGCCGCCTTGCCGGAAGTCTATGCCACGGTCTGGCTGAATCTGTTCCAGCTGGCCGCGCTCAAACCGGGCGAAAAGGTTTTACTGCACGCCGGGGCAAGTGGAATTGGTTCAGCCGCCATTCAGTTGTGCAAGGCCTTTGGTAACCCGTGCTGGGTCAGCGTCGGCTCCGCCGAACGCCTGGCCTACTGTGAAGCCCTCGGCGCCCAGGGCGGCGTGGTGCGCACCGACGATCTGGAGCGTCTGCGTGACCTGGGGCCGTTCGATGTCATCCTCGACCCCGTGGGCGGCAACTACGCGACGCTGAACGTGAAGCTGATGGCCGTGGACGGTCGCTGGGTGCTGATCGGTTTGATGGGCGGTCGCGAAGCCAAGCTGGACCTGGCGCAGGTGCTGGCCAAGCGTGTGCAGGTGCTGGGTTCAACCTTGCGCAGTCGCAGTGATCAATTCAAGGCGGATCTGATCAGTGACCTGCGTGTGCATGTGTGGCCGTTGTTCGCCGAAAAACGCCTGAGTCCGCAACTGGCCAAGGCCTTTGCGATCAAGGATGCCGAAGCGGCGTTTGCGGAGCTGGCGAGTAATACGGTGGCGGGGAAGGTGGTGTTGGTGATCGACGAAAGCCTGACGTAA
- a CDS encoding carboxy terminal-processing peptidase — translation MKRLFPSTALALFIGIGMLPLSSNSFAANSWDKLQPDRDEVIASLNVVELLKRHHYSKPPLDDARSVIIYDSYLKLLDPSRSYFMASDIAEFDKWKTQFDDFLKSGDLNAGFTIYKRYLDRVKARLDFAIAELNKGVDKIDFTTKETLLIDRKDAPWLKSTAELDDLWRKRVKDEVLRQKIAGKDTKQIQETLTKRYKNQLARLDQTRAEDIFQAYINTFAMSYDPHTNYLSPDNAENFDINMSLSLEGIGAVLQSDNDQVKIVRLVPAGPADKTKLVAPADKIIGVAQGNKEMVDVVGWRLDEVVKLIRGPKGTIVRLEVIPASNAPNDQTSKIVPITREAVKLEDQAVQKSVLNLKQDGKDYKLGIIEIPAFYLDFKAFRAGDPDYKSTTRDVKKLLTELQKEKVDGVVIDLRNNGGGSLQEATELTSLFIDKGPTVLVRNADGRVDVLEDENPGAFYKGPMALLVNRLSASASEIFAGAMQDYHRALIIGGQTFGKGTVQTIQPLNHGELKLTLAKFYRVSGQSTQHQGVLPDIDYPSIIDTKEIGESALPEAMPWDTIKAAIKPAVDPFKPYIAQLKSEHDLRTAKDAEFVFIRDKLALAQKLMTEKTVSLNEAERRAQHADIEAKQLAMENIRRKAKGEEPLKELKKEDEDAAAAEPDKVKPEDDAYLSETGRILLDYLKLNTAVAKH, via the coding sequence ATGAAGCGTTTGTTCCCCAGCACTGCCCTCGCCCTTTTCATCGGTATCGGCATGCTGCCGTTGTCGAGCAACTCCTTTGCAGCCAACAGTTGGGACAAGCTCCAGCCCGATCGTGACGAAGTCATCGCCAGTCTGAATGTCGTGGAACTGCTCAAGCGCCACCACTACAGCAAGCCGCCCCTCGATGACGCGCGCTCGGTGATCATCTATGACAGCTACCTGAAATTGCTCGATCCGTCGCGCAGCTATTTCATGGCCAGCGACATCGCCGAATTCGACAAGTGGAAAACCCAGTTCGACGACTTCCTCAAAAGCGGCGACCTCAACGCCGGGTTCACCATCTACAAGCGCTACCTGGACCGCGTCAAAGCGCGTCTGGACTTCGCCATTGCGGAGCTGAACAAGGGCGTCGACAAGATCGACTTCACCACCAAGGAAACCTTGCTGATCGATCGCAAGGACGCTCCTTGGCTCAAGTCCACCGCTGAACTCGACGACCTGTGGCGCAAGCGCGTCAAGGACGAGGTCCTGCGCCAGAAGATCGCCGGCAAGGACACCAAGCAGATCCAGGAAACCCTGACCAAGCGCTACAAGAACCAGTTGGCGCGCCTGGACCAGACCCGCGCCGAGGACATCTTCCAGGCGTACATCAACACCTTCGCCATGTCCTACGACCCGCACACCAACTATCTGTCGCCGGATAACGCGGAAAACTTCGACATCAACATGAGCCTGTCCTTGGAGGGCATCGGCGCCGTGTTGCAGAGCGATAACGATCAAGTGAAGATCGTGCGCCTGGTACCGGCAGGCCCGGCGGACAAGACCAAACTGGTTGCACCGGCCGACAAGATCATCGGCGTTGCCCAGGGCAACAAGGAGATGGTCGATGTAGTGGGCTGGCGCCTGGACGAAGTGGTCAAGCTGATCCGCGGTCCGAAAGGCACCATCGTGCGCCTGGAAGTGATTCCGGCCAGCAACGCGCCGAACGACCAGACCAGCAAGATCGTGCCGATCACCCGCGAAGCGGTGAAGCTCGAAGACCAGGCGGTACAGAAGTCGGTCCTCAACCTCAAGCAGGATGGCAAGGACTACAAGCTCGGCATCATCGAGATCCCGGCCTTCTACCTCGACTTCAAGGCGTTCCGCGCCGGTGATCCGGACTATAAGAGCACCACTCGCGACGTCAAGAAACTGCTGACCGAGTTGCAGAAAGAGAAAGTCGACGGCGTGGTCATCGACCTGCGCAACAACGGCGGCGGTTCCTTACAGGAAGCCACCGAACTGACCAGCCTGTTCATCGACAAAGGCCCGACGGTGCTGGTGCGTAATGCTGATGGCCGTGTGGATGTGCTCGAAGATGAAAACCCTGGCGCGTTCTACAAAGGCCCGATGGCGCTGCTGGTCAATCGCCTGTCCGCCTCGGCTTCGGAAATTTTTGCCGGCGCCATGCAGGACTACCACCGTGCACTGATCATCGGTGGCCAGACCTTCGGCAAAGGCACCGTACAGACCATCCAGCCGCTCAACCATGGCGAGCTGAAACTGACCCTGGCCAAGTTCTACCGGGTTTCCGGCCAGAGCACCCAGCATCAGGGTGTACTGCCGGACATCGATTACCCGTCGATCATCGACACCAAGGAAATCGGTGAAAGCGCCCTGCCGGAAGCCATGCCGTGGGACACCATCAAAGCGGCAATCAAACCTGCGGTCGACCCGTTCAAGCCATACATCGCCCAGCTCAAATCCGAGCATGACCTGCGTACGGCCAAGGACGCGGAGTTCGTCTTCATCCGCGACAAGCTGGCCCTGGCGCAAAAGCTGATGACCGAAAAAACCGTCAGCCTCAATGAAGCCGAGCGTCGCGCACAACACGCCGACATCGAAGCCAAGCAACTGGCCATGGAGAACATCCGTCGCAAGGCCAAGGGCGAAGAGCCACTCAAGGAACTGAAGAAAGAAGACGAAGACGCCGCTGCGGCCGAGCCGGACAAGGTCAAGCCGGAAGACGATGCCTACCTGAGCGAAACCGGGCGCATCCTGCTGGATTACCTCAAGCTCAACACCGCGGTGGCCAAGCACTGA